Genomic segment of Candidatus Methylomirabilota bacterium:
GGTGGTGAAGACCGGGGCCCGCGCGGTGGTGACGATCACCCAGACGGGGCAGCCCGTCGACGCCATCGCCACCGCCATCCCGGGCGTGGGCCGCTCCGTGGGCCTGCTGTGCCTGGCGCGGGAGGCGAAGAGCGGCGGCTTCCTTCCCGACGAGCGGGAGATGCTCCTCGGCTACGCGCAGACGACGGCGGTCGCGCTGCAGAAGCTGATCCTGCGCGACAACATCGAGCGCAACCTCGTCGACACCATCACCGCCTTCGTCAACGCCATCGAGTCGAAGGACCCCTACCTGAAGGGGCATTCCGCGCGCGTGGCGCTGTACGCGGGAGAGCTCGCGGTCACCATGGGGCTGCCAGCGGAGACGGTGGACGTCGTGCGGCGCGGCGCCATGCTGCACGACCTCGGCAAGCTCGCCATCATGGACACCATTCTGCGGAAGCCGGGGCCGCTCACGGAGGAGGAGTTCACGCTCATCAAGGCCCATCCCGTGGCGGGGGCCAAGATCCTCGAGCCGCTGCGCTTCCTCGCGCGCGAGGTGTGCGCCGTGCGCTATCACCACGAGCGCTTCAACGGCTCCGGCTATCCGGACGGCCTTGCCGGTGAGGACATTCCGCTCGTGGCGCGCATCACGACGGTCGCCGACGTCTTCGACGCCATCACCTCCAACCGGGCCTATCGGACGGCGATGACGGTGGAGGAGGCGCGCGAGGAGATCGCGCGCGGGCGCAACAGCCACTTCGATCCGCGCATCGCCGACGCCTTCGCGCGCATTCCGGTGGAGCGCCTCGTGGAGTTCAACCGCCACTACGAGAGCCTCGTCAGCCCGGCCATGCCCATCGATCTCGCCGCCGCCGCGGCGCTGGTGAGGGCGCAATGAGCCAGCCACGCACCCGAATCCTGATCGTCGACGACGCCGGCTCGGTGGTGGTGCTGTGCGTGAACGTGCTGCAGGCGCTCGGCTACGCGGTGAAGGGCGCCAATCGCGGTGAGGCCGCGATAGAGATGCTCCGCAAGGAGAGCTTCGATCTCATGGTG
This window contains:
- a CDS encoding HD domain-containing phosphohydrolase; the encoded protein is MSAHAVSVEKEPSVESLHVLVVDDNASLLRFLVSAFTANGCDVAQASDAEQALELIAATSFDLVVSDIKMPGLTGLDVLRAVKGAQPSTPVVLITGAPSVTSAVFGLRHGAYDYLAKPFSIKEIQDLLARIRDDRKKWNGQVPLPAGLAEELSRRQSGVETLFHIGGLALQGLEPAAFVDKVLEHTVRSLRCDAALLLMRDEEGQFTSSRHGEPALVNFVLAALQKSFEQVVKTGARAVVTITQTGQPVDAIATAIPGVGRSVGLLCLAREAKSGGFLPDEREMLLGYAQTTAVALQKLILRDNIERNLVDTITAFVNAIESKDPYLKGHSARVALYAGELAVTMGLPAETVDVVRRGAMLHDLGKLAIMDTILRKPGPLTEEEFTLIKAHPVAGAKILEPLRFLAREVCAVRYHHERFNGSGYPDGLAGEDIPLVARITTVADVFDAITSNRAYRTAMTVEEAREEIARGRNSHFDPRIADAFARIPVERLVEFNRHYESLVSPAMPIDLAAAAALVRAQ